From one Streptomyces mobaraensis genomic stretch:
- a CDS encoding dolichyl-phosphate beta-glucosyltransferase: protein MTSQNPPPPPADGPPAAGSVGLSVVVPAYNEEDRLAPSLKAIRAHLDAEGPDTWELIVVDDGSTDGTADVVRAAAAEDPRVRLLGSPANRGKGHAVRTGVLASRGRRVLVTDADLAAPIAELPLLTARLDEGAAAAVGSRALPGSRIGIRQHALREAMGRAGAGVIRALAAPGVRDTQCGFKLFEGERARIAFAASRLNGWAFDVEILRFFRQRGWAVAEVPVRWDHRPGSKVRPPAYAAVLGDLVRLRIRAVHPAGPAIAGLYLLLALFLYGGLWAAPNAAYLVDSASDQQQWEWFFAVTADNVAHLRDPLFTDLQNHPYGVNLMANTAMLGVSVPLAPLTLALGPHVTWAVVLTGGVAATAWAWYRLLAKRFVRARWAAALGGGFCAFAPPMVSHGTAHPNFAVLFVIPLIIERALRLCAGRRIRRDGVILGLLLVYQVFLGEEVLLLAVTGLLLFAFGYAVAAPSAARAAAGPLLRGLGIAAAVAVPLLAVPLYRQFFGAQSYHSVLHGSVGNNPMALLEFATRSLAGDEHKAAALSLNRTEENAFFGWPLVLLATVLVVRMRRLPLVRALGFTALAAAVLSLGRDIPLPGTVHTLPGPWRVVGELPLFESVIESRTAMVCVPALGILLALACDRAAARRPRGERERSRRMLAWAALAAALVPLLPTPYRTVERAPVPAFVADGHWRDYVRTGRTLVPVPVPDPGQVAALDWQVRADFGFALPGGYFNGPYGPDRRGIYGPVPTVTSELLKKVRETGRTADVDERTRRAFGRDLATWRADAIVLPPQEQGAPLRETLHRLTGRAPERVGGVWVWDVRDGVPGV, encoded by the coding sequence ATGACGTCCCAGAACCCTCCGCCGCCGCCCGCCGACGGACCTCCCGCCGCCGGCTCCGTCGGCCTGTCCGTGGTCGTCCCGGCCTACAACGAGGAGGACCGCCTCGCCCCCAGCCTCAAGGCGATCCGCGCCCACCTCGACGCGGAGGGACCGGACACCTGGGAACTGATCGTCGTCGACGACGGGTCGACGGACGGCACGGCCGACGTGGTCCGGGCCGCCGCCGCCGAGGACCCGCGCGTCCGGCTGCTCGGCTCGCCCGCCAACCGCGGGAAGGGGCACGCCGTCCGCACCGGCGTGCTGGCCTCGCGCGGCCGGCGCGTCCTGGTCACCGACGCCGACCTGGCCGCGCCCATCGCGGAGCTGCCGCTCCTGACCGCCCGGCTGGACGAGGGCGCCGCCGCCGCCGTCGGCTCCCGGGCGCTGCCGGGCTCGCGCATAGGCATCCGCCAGCACGCCCTGCGCGAGGCCATGGGCCGGGCGGGCGCCGGCGTCATCCGCGCCCTGGCCGCGCCCGGGGTGCGGGACACCCAGTGCGGGTTCAAGCTCTTCGAGGGCGAGCGGGCGCGGATCGCGTTCGCCGCGTCCCGGCTGAACGGCTGGGCGTTCGACGTCGAGATCCTGCGCTTCTTCCGCCAGCGCGGCTGGGCGGTCGCCGAGGTGCCCGTCCGCTGGGACCACCGGCCCGGCTCCAAGGTGCGCCCGCCGGCGTACGCCGCCGTCCTCGGCGACCTGGTCCGGCTGCGGATCCGGGCGGTGCACCCGGCCGGGCCCGCCATCGCCGGCCTCTACCTGCTGCTCGCCCTCTTCCTGTACGGCGGGCTGTGGGCCGCGCCGAACGCCGCGTACCTCGTGGACTCCGCCTCCGACCAGCAGCAGTGGGAGTGGTTCTTCGCGGTCACCGCGGACAACGTCGCCCACCTGCGCGATCCGCTCTTCACCGACCTCCAGAACCATCCCTACGGCGTCAACCTCATGGCCAACACGGCCATGCTCGGTGTCTCCGTGCCCCTCGCGCCCCTGACGCTGGCCCTGGGCCCGCACGTCACCTGGGCGGTGGTGCTCACCGGCGGGGTGGCCGCCACGGCCTGGGCCTGGTACCGGCTGCTGGCGAAACGCTTCGTCCGCGCCCGGTGGGCGGCGGCGCTGGGCGGCGGGTTCTGCGCCTTCGCGCCGCCGATGGTCTCGCACGGCACCGCGCACCCCAACTTCGCCGTCCTGTTCGTCATCCCGCTGATCATCGAGCGGGCGCTGCGGCTCTGCGCGGGCCGGCGGATCCGGCGCGACGGGGTGATCCTCGGGCTGCTCCTCGTCTACCAGGTCTTCCTCGGCGAGGAGGTGCTGCTGCTGGCCGTGACCGGGCTGCTGCTGTTCGCCTTCGGGTACGCCGTCGCCGCGCCCTCGGCGGCGCGGGCGGCCGCCGGGCCGCTGCTGCGCGGGCTGGGCATCGCGGCCGCGGTGGCGGTGCCGCTGCTGGCCGTGCCGCTGTACCGGCAGTTCTTCGGGGCGCAGAGCTACCACAGCGTGCTCCACGGGTCCGTCGGCAACAACCCGATGGCGCTGCTGGAGTTCGCGACCCGGTCGCTGGCCGGAGACGAGCACAAGGCGGCGGCCCTGTCCCTCAACCGGACCGAGGAGAACGCGTTCTTCGGCTGGCCGCTGGTGCTGCTCGCGACCGTCCTCGTCGTCCGGATGCGGCGGCTGCCGCTGGTGCGCGCCCTGGGGTTCACCGCCCTGGCCGCCGCCGTGCTGTCGCTCGGCCGGGACATCCCGCTGCCGGGCACGGTCCACACGCTGCCCGGACCCTGGCGGGTGGTGGGCGAGCTGCCGCTGTTCGAGTCCGTCATCGAGTCCCGTACCGCCATGGTCTGCGTCCCGGCCCTCGGCATCCTCCTCGCCCTGGCCTGTGACCGGGCGGCGGCCCGCCGGCCGCGCGGCGAGCGGGAGCGGAGCCGCCGGATGCTGGCCTGGGCGGCGCTGGCCGCGGCGCTGGTGCCGCTGCTGCCGACGCCGTACCGGACCGTCGAGCGCGCGCCGGTCCCGGCGTTCGTCGCGGACGGGCACTGGCGGGACTACGTCCGGACCGGCCGGACGCTGGTGCCCGTACCGGTGCCCGACCCGGGGCAGGTCGCGGCGCTGGACTGGCAGGTGCGGGCGGACTTCGGCTTCGCGCTGCCCGGCGGCTACTTCAACGGGCCCTACGGGCCGGACCGGCGCGGCATCTACGGCCCGGTGCCCACGGTCACGTCCGAGCTGCTGAAGAAGGTCCGTGAGACCGGCCGGACGGCGGACGTCGACGAGCGGACGCGGCGCGCCTTCGGCCGGGACCTGGCCACCTGGCGGGCCGACGCGATCGTCCTGCCGCCGCAGGAGCAGGGGGCTCCGCTGCGGGAGACCCTGCACCGGCTGACCGGGCGGGCGCCGGAGCGGGTGGGCGGCGTCTGGGTGTGGGACGTGCGGGACGGGGTGCCGGGGGTGTGA